From the genome of Antennarius striatus isolate MH-2024 chromosome 19, ASM4005453v1, whole genome shotgun sequence, one region includes:
- the plg gene encoding plasminogen translates to MELNRLAFLLGALLCTVVGVDVDGYTKTEGAWIISLRRRQYTANSVADCAARCDAELSFTCKSFIYVEKDQDCWTAAENSKTEPVYRRSSTALYEKDGFLLECVNGNGRDYRGTKSKTKTGKTCQKWAASYPHRPNYTPQNKPAEDLVSNFCRNPDADNVGPWCYTTDRNTRWEHCNIPSCTEECIHCSGEDYRGKISTTANGFTCQRWDSQSPHNHGYDPSALSDKYLEGNYCRNPDGEPRPWCFTNSPSKRWDFCSIPRCTSEQPTIVPEVTCATGDGSSYRGTVSVTETGKTCQSWSTQTPHKHNRSPDNYPCKGLDNNYCRNPDNERTPWCYTTDSTTRWEFCRVPTCGNEAPPDEPVIPPDEDDCYQGDGSSYRGITSETISGKRCQAWSASSPHRHLKTPQNFPQSDLKKNLCRNPDSDKAPWCFTIDPTVRWEYCNIEKCPTIQQGPAPTKPSKPQPPSPTINQAPADCKVGNGDSYRGTTSITISGVNCQAWRSQSPHTHNSFTPQSHPNNGLDGNSCRNPDNDVNGPWCYTTDPSKKWDYCQIPDCAGLNCGNPVIKPKRCFGRIVGGCVSKPYSWPWQISLRSSTGSHFCGGTLIHAQWVLTAAHCLERSTRPASYRVVLGIHRERGNEPSKQERNLEKLVLGPNGADIALLKLQTPALINDKVLPACLPEKDYIVPSGTECYVTGWGETQGTGGDGILKEAGFPVIENKICNRLSYLNGRVKDHEMCAGNIEGGIDSCQGDSGGPLVCYTQNKYILQGVTSWGLGCANAMKPGVYARVSKFVEWIDRTIKNN, encoded by the exons ATGGAACTGAACAGGCTAGCTTTCCTGCTGGGAGCTCTGCTCTGCACTG TCGTAGGTGTTGATGTGGATGGCTATACAAAAACTGAAGGAGCATGGATCATCTCATTGAGAAGAAGACAGTACACTGCCAACTCTGTAGCCGATTGTGCTGCCAGATGTGATGCTGAATTGTCATTTACATGCAA GTCTTTTATATATGTTGAAAAGGACCAGGACTGTTGGACAGCGGCAGAAAATTCTAAAACAGAGCCAGTCTATCGCAGAAGCAGCACAGCGTTATATGAAAAAGATG GGTTCCTCCTGGAGTGTGTAAATGGAAATGGAAGAGATTACAGAGGAACGAAGTCCAAAACAAAAACCGGAAAGACATGCCAGAAATGGGCAGCGAGCTACCCTCACAGGCCGAA TTACACACCACAGAACAAACCCGCTGAGGACCTGGTCTCTAACTTCTGCAGAAACCCAGATGCAGACAATGTGGGACCCTGGTGTTACACTACTGACAGAAACACTCGTTGGGAACACTGCAACATTCCCAGTTGcactg AGGAATGCATACACTGCAGTGGTGAGGACTACAGAGGTAAAATCTCCACCACAGCAAATGGCTTCACCTGCCAACGCTGGGACTCACAGAGTCCTCACAACCATGGCTACGACCCCAGCGC ACTTTCAGATAAGTATCTAGAAGGGAACTACTGCAGAAACCCAGATGGAGAACCCAGACCCTGGTGCTTCACCAACAGTCCATCTAAACGGTGGGACTTCTGCTCTATACCCCGCTGTA CATCTGAGCAACCCACCATTGTCCCAGAGGTGACCTGTGCCACCGGTGATGGTAGTTCATACAGAGGCACGGTATCTGTGACAGAGACTGGCAAGACGTGTCAGAGCTGGTCGACTCAGacgccacacaaacacaaccgcAGCCCAGACAACTACCCATGCAA AGGCCTGGATAACAACTACTGTCGTAACCCCGACAATGAGAGAACGCCTTGGTGCTACACCACTGATTCGACAACTCGCTGGGAATTCTGCAGAGTGCCAACCTGTGGGAATGAAGCGCCACCAG ATGAGCCAGTGATCCCCCCAGATGAGGACGACTGTTACCAGGGTGATGGCTCAAGTTATCGTGGAATAACTTCAGAAACAATCAGCGGAAAAAGATGTCAAGCCTGGAGCGCTTCGAGTCCCCACAGACATTTGAAAACTCCACAAAACTTCCCACAATC AGACCTCAAAAAGAACCTGTGCAGGAACCCTGATAGTGACAAAGCCCCCTGGTGTTTCACTATAGATCCCACAGTCCGCTGGGAGTACTGCAACATAGAGAAatgtcccacaattcaacaggGACCAGCACCCACCAAACCATCTAAACCTCAGCCTCCATCCCCCACGATCAACCAAGCCCCAGCag ACTGCAAGGTTGGAAATGGAGATTCATACCGGGGTACAACCTCTATCACCATTTCGGGTGTGAACTGCCAGGCCTGGAGATCTCAgagccctcacacacacaacagcttcACGCCACAAAGTCATCCCAATAACGGCCTAGATGGCAAT AGCTGCAGAAACCCAGATAATGACGTGAACGGACCGTGGTGTTATACCACTGACCCCAGCAAGAAGTGGGACTACTGTCAGATCCCTGACTGCG ctgGACTGAACTGTGGTAACCCAGTCATCAAGCCCAAGCGTTGCTTTGGTCGTATCGTGGGAGGCTGTGTATCAAAACCGTATTCATGGCCCTGGCAAATCAGCCTCAGGTCCAG TACAGGAAGTCACTTCTGTGGGGGGACTCTGATTCATGCTCAGTGGGTTCTTACTGCTGCACATTGCCTGGAGAG GTCCACACGGCCTGCATCATACAGGGTCGTCCTGGGTATCCACAGAGAACGAGGTAATGAGCCTTCAAAACAAGAGAGGAACCTGGAAAAACTGGTGCTGGGACCCAATGGAGCCGACATCGCTCTGCTCAAACTGCAGAC tCCTGCACTGATAAATGACAAAGTCCTGCCAGCTTGCCTTCCAGAAAAGGACTATATTGTTCCCAGTGGAACTGAGTGTTATGTTACTGGATGGGGTGAAACTCAAG GTACGGGAGGAGACGGCATCCTGAAGGAAGCTGGTTTCCCTGTAattgaaaacaaaatctgtAATCGTCTTTCCTACCTAAATGGCAGAGTTAAGGACCATGAAATGTGTGCTGGAAACATCGAGGGAGGAATCGACAGCTGCCAG GGTGACAGCGGTGGTCCTCTGGTGTGTTATACCCAGAATAAATACATCCTGCAGGGTGTGACATCTTGGGGTCTGGGATGTGCCAACGCCATGAAACCTGGCGTCTACGCTCGTGTCTCCAAGTTTGTTGAGTGGATCGACAGAACAATCAAGAACAATTAA
- the LOC137613460 gene encoding solute carrier family 22 member 2-like isoform X1, translating into MKTFDDILNEVGSFGRCQKRIFALLCLVSLPFAWMDVSIVFQGFTPDHWCRDSEMVQMRQACGWSLADSRKLLVPLVNSSGEVLGSSCEQFKVDWNTTKLTCDTQELNLTDVPVTTCKGGWEYQYGRRKSFVTEFDLVCSDAWLVDMYQSILNAGNLAGSFAFGYFADRFGRTISIFMSNILNLITGLALAVTPNYVAILVVRFISGFGLNGGWMTAYVLLTEMVGVEHRRTVGILFQTVYSVGIVILPLLAYFIIDWRWLQAVITAPYLLFLSYYWFVPESPRWLISQKKYPKALKITEAMAKQNDRKLSTNIQTLTADEDKSSSVSVLDLIRTPNMRKHTFILMFNWFAVTVVYQGLIMRIGILGGNVYIDFLMSGVVELPAAVLVLFTIERFGRRLPFASANILTGTGCLITAFIPEKIFWLKTVTACAGRFGVTMSFLIVMFVNAELYPTFVRSLGVSVCSTMCDIGGIVAPFLLYRLAVIWLELPLIIFGVFALIAGGLVLLLPETKGLPLPDTIDDVEFPNRKKEHIEENQKLNTISQSYQINNEEPTE; encoded by the exons ATGAAAACTTTTGATGACATCCTCAATGAAGTTGGGAGTTTCGGCCGGTGTCAGAAGCGAATCTTTGCCCTGCTTTGTCTGGTATCATTGCCTTTTGCATGGATGGATGTGAGCATAGTTTTCCAGGGTTTTACCCCAGATCACTGGTGCCGGGACTCTGAGATGGTGCAGATGAGGCAGGCTTGTGGATGGAGTCTGGCAGACAGTCGTAAGCTCTTGGTGCCACTGGTCAACAGCTCTGGAGAAGTTCTGGGCAGCAGCTGTGAGCAGTTCAAGGTGGACTGGAACACCACAAAGCTCACCTGTGACACACAGGAACTGAACCTGACTGATGTTCCAGTTACCACATGCAAG GGTGGTTGGGAGTATCAGTATGGACGCAGGAAGTCTTTTGTCACAGAG TTTGACCTGGTGTGTTCAGATGCCTGGTTAGTGGACATGTACCAGTCCATTCTCAATGCAGGCAACCTTGCTGGCAGCTTTGCTTTTGGTTACTTtgcagacag ATTTGGCAGGACGATCAGTATCTTCATGTCCAACATACTGAATCTGATCACAGGGTTGGCGTTGGCGGTAACTCCAAACTACGTTGCTATTCTGGTGGTCAGGTTCATCTCTGGCTTTGGCCTCAATGGAGGATGGATGACTGCCTACGTGCTGC tCACAGAGATGGTTGGGGTGGAGCACAGACGCACAGTGGGAATATTGTTCCAGACGGTCTACAGTGTTGGTATTGTGATCCTACCACTGCTTGCCTACTTTATAATTGACTGGCGCTGGCTGCAGGCTGTCATTACTGCACCATACCTGCTCTTCCTGTCCTACTATTg GTTTGTTCCAGAGTCTCCCAGGTGGCTCATCTCtcagaaaaaatatccaaaagcTTTGAAGATCACTGAAGCCATGGCAAAGCAGAATGACAGGAAACTCTCTACCAATATTCAG ACACTGACTGCTGATGAGGATAAATCTTCCTCCGTCTCCGTGCTGGATTTAATTAGAACTCCAAATATGAGGAAACACACTTTCATTCTCATGTTCAACTG GTTTGCCGTTACTGTGGTCTACCAGGGTTTGATCATGAGAATCGGCATTCTGGGAGGGAATGTTTACATCGATTTCCTTATGTCTGGCGTTGTGGAACTCCCTGCTGCAGTTCTAGTCCTCTTCACGATAGAACGCTTTGGGCGACGTCTTCCCTTTGCTTCTGCCAACATCCTAACTGGAACTGGTTGCTTGATCACTGCTTTTATCCCTGAAA AAATATTCTGGTTGAAGACAGTCACAGCTTGCGCTGGTCGGTTTGGAGTCACCATGTCCTTTTTGATTGTGATGTTTGTTAACGCAGAACTCTACCCAACATTTGTCAG GAGCCTGGGAGTGTCTGTTTGTTCAACTATGTGTGACATTGGAGGAATTGTAGCACCATTCCTGCTCTACAGACTGGCTGTCATCTGGCTGGAGCTGCCACTTATCATTTTTG GAGTTTTTGCGCTCATAGCTGGAGGtttggtgttgttgttgcccGAAACCAAAGGACTTCCTCTCCCTGACACCATTGATGATGTTGAGTTTCCCAATAG GAAAAAAGAGCACATTGAAGAGAATCAAAAATTGAATACAATTTCACAATCATACCAGATAAACAATGAGGAGCCGACTGAGTGA
- the LOC137613460 gene encoding solute carrier family 22 member 2-like isoform X2 — protein MKTFDDILNEVGSFGRCQKRIFALLCLVSLPFAWMDVSIVFQGFTPDHWCRDSEMVQMRQACGWSLADSRKLLVPLVNSSGEVLGSSCEQFKVDWNTTKLTCDTQELNLTDVPVTTCKGGWEYQYGRRKSFVTEFDLVCSDAWLVDMYQSILNAGNLAGSFAFGYFADRFGRTISIFMSNILNLITGLALAVTPNYVAILVVRFISGFGLNGGWMTAYVLLTEMVGVEHRRTVGILFQTVYSVGIVILPLLAYFIIDWRWLQAVITAPYLLFLSYYWFVPESPRWLISQKKYPKALKITEAMAKQNDRKLSTNIQTLTADEDKSSSVSVLDLIRTPNMRKHTFILMFNWFAVTVVYQGLIMRIGILGGNVYIDFLMSGVVELPAAVLVLFTIERFGRRLPFASANILTGTGCLITAFIPEKIFWLKTVTACAGRFGVTMSFLIVMFVNAELYPTFVRSLGVSVCSTMCDIGGIVAPFLLYRLAVIWLELPLIIFGCFCYPPDLSGSFCAHSWRFGVVVARNQRTSSP, from the exons ATGAAAACTTTTGATGACATCCTCAATGAAGTTGGGAGTTTCGGCCGGTGTCAGAAGCGAATCTTTGCCCTGCTTTGTCTGGTATCATTGCCTTTTGCATGGATGGATGTGAGCATAGTTTTCCAGGGTTTTACCCCAGATCACTGGTGCCGGGACTCTGAGATGGTGCAGATGAGGCAGGCTTGTGGATGGAGTCTGGCAGACAGTCGTAAGCTCTTGGTGCCACTGGTCAACAGCTCTGGAGAAGTTCTGGGCAGCAGCTGTGAGCAGTTCAAGGTGGACTGGAACACCACAAAGCTCACCTGTGACACACAGGAACTGAACCTGACTGATGTTCCAGTTACCACATGCAAG GGTGGTTGGGAGTATCAGTATGGACGCAGGAAGTCTTTTGTCACAGAG TTTGACCTGGTGTGTTCAGATGCCTGGTTAGTGGACATGTACCAGTCCATTCTCAATGCAGGCAACCTTGCTGGCAGCTTTGCTTTTGGTTACTTtgcagacag ATTTGGCAGGACGATCAGTATCTTCATGTCCAACATACTGAATCTGATCACAGGGTTGGCGTTGGCGGTAACTCCAAACTACGTTGCTATTCTGGTGGTCAGGTTCATCTCTGGCTTTGGCCTCAATGGAGGATGGATGACTGCCTACGTGCTGC tCACAGAGATGGTTGGGGTGGAGCACAGACGCACAGTGGGAATATTGTTCCAGACGGTCTACAGTGTTGGTATTGTGATCCTACCACTGCTTGCCTACTTTATAATTGACTGGCGCTGGCTGCAGGCTGTCATTACTGCACCATACCTGCTCTTCCTGTCCTACTATTg GTTTGTTCCAGAGTCTCCCAGGTGGCTCATCTCtcagaaaaaatatccaaaagcTTTGAAGATCACTGAAGCCATGGCAAAGCAGAATGACAGGAAACTCTCTACCAATATTCAG ACACTGACTGCTGATGAGGATAAATCTTCCTCCGTCTCCGTGCTGGATTTAATTAGAACTCCAAATATGAGGAAACACACTTTCATTCTCATGTTCAACTG GTTTGCCGTTACTGTGGTCTACCAGGGTTTGATCATGAGAATCGGCATTCTGGGAGGGAATGTTTACATCGATTTCCTTATGTCTGGCGTTGTGGAACTCCCTGCTGCAGTTCTAGTCCTCTTCACGATAGAACGCTTTGGGCGACGTCTTCCCTTTGCTTCTGCCAACATCCTAACTGGAACTGGTTGCTTGATCACTGCTTTTATCCCTGAAA AAATATTCTGGTTGAAGACAGTCACAGCTTGCGCTGGTCGGTTTGGAGTCACCATGTCCTTTTTGATTGTGATGTTTGTTAACGCAGAACTCTACCCAACATTTGTCAG GAGCCTGGGAGTGTCTGTTTGTTCAACTATGTGTGACATTGGAGGAATTGTAGCACCATTCCTGCTCTACAGACTGGCTGTCATCTGGCTGGAGCTGCCACTTATCATTTTTG GATGCTTTTGTTACCCACCTGATCTCTCAGG GAGTTTTTGCGCTCATAGCTGGAGGtttggtgttgttgttgcccGAAACCAAAGGACTTCCTCTCCCTGA